A window of Halobellus sp. LT62 contains these coding sequences:
- a CDS encoding type II secretion system protein — translation MAGAARVRRAIRLQRIARTLAEWYPGDVEPTDDLHRSLAFLGSDLRADTVVRAGYVAAVPVAVLALCALVALLPVLPVAASVPAAAGIGLGATHVVHRLPVAAATLRRARALGDAPSLVARAALRLRLDSTPERAAIFAARTGTGPLARSLAAHAERTRSGPSAGLDAFAAEWRSWFPALERSIALLSAAVEAPPDEREQALERALETVLDGARTEMAEFAGDVRGPASGIYAFGVLLPLALVGVLPAARAGGVTIPASVFVVLYDVLLPVGLVGAGAWLLLRRPIAIAPPRVTAAHPDVPSEPTRGVVAGVLGVAFGFVCGSAVASWAAPVAAVGTGVGAALVVHYRPMAAVRRDVSAVEAGLADATAVVGRRVGAGEAVETAIESAAGATTGRTSDLFEAASGVQRRLRVGVRAAFLGEHGALRDIPSRRARATASLLAVAAAEGRPAGGTLVRLADHLTELRRVEEEARRELAAITGTLGHTAALFAPLVGGATVAMATQMAASEATTGSSASTAGASASTAGASTTGATTSLAATGVPGVATLDPSTLGAAVGVYVLALAAVLTVVATGLDRGLDRSLVGYRTGLALLAATATYLVAYQGAAMLF, via the coding sequence ATGGCGGGTGCGGCCCGAGTCCGCCGAGCGATTCGCCTCCAGCGGATCGCTCGAACGCTCGCCGAGTGGTACCCGGGCGACGTCGAGCCGACCGACGACCTCCACCGCTCGCTGGCGTTCCTCGGCAGCGACCTCCGCGCCGACACCGTCGTTCGCGCCGGGTACGTCGCCGCCGTCCCCGTCGCCGTGCTCGCGCTCTGCGCGCTCGTCGCGTTGCTCCCAGTGCTCCCGGTCGCGGCGTCGGTGCCCGCGGCGGCGGGAATCGGCCTCGGAGCGACGCACGTCGTCCATCGACTGCCGGTCGCGGCGGCAACGCTCCGCCGGGCCCGCGCGCTCGGCGATGCGCCCAGTCTCGTCGCGCGCGCGGCACTCCGGCTTCGACTCGACTCGACGCCCGAGCGGGCCGCGATATTCGCCGCGCGGACGGGCACGGGACCGCTCGCTCGCAGCCTCGCGGCGCACGCCGAACGGACGCGATCGGGGCCGTCGGCCGGCCTCGACGCCTTCGCCGCGGAGTGGCGCTCGTGGTTCCCGGCGCTCGAACGGTCGATCGCGCTGCTCTCGGCCGCGGTGGAGGCACCGCCGGACGAGCGCGAACAGGCGCTCGAACGGGCCTTAGAGACGGTCCTCGACGGCGCGCGAACGGAGATGGCCGAGTTCGCCGGCGACGTCCGCGGCCCGGCCAGCGGGATCTACGCCTTCGGCGTCCTGCTCCCGCTCGCGCTGGTCGGCGTGCTGCCCGCCGCCCGCGCCGGTGGCGTGACGATTCCCGCCTCGGTCTTCGTCGTCCTCTACGACGTCCTGCTTCCGGTCGGACTCGTCGGCGCGGGCGCGTGGCTACTCCTCCGACGCCCGATCGCGATCGCGCCGCCGCGCGTGACTGCGGCGCACCCGGACGTGCCCTCGGAACCGACGCGCGGCGTCGTCGCGGGCGTTCTCGGCGTCGCATTCGGATTCGTCTGCGGCTCGGCCGTCGCTTCGTGGGCCGCGCCCGTCGCTGCCGTGGGAACCGGGGTCGGCGCGGCGCTCGTCGTTCACTACCGACCGATGGCCGCGGTCCGTCGTGACGTCAGCGCTGTCGAGGCCGGACTGGCAGACGCGACGGCGGTCGTCGGTCGGCGGGTCGGTGCCGGCGAGGCGGTCGAGACGGCGATCGAGTCGGCCGCGGGGGCGACGACCGGGCGGACGAGCGACCTCTTCGAGGCGGCTTCCGGCGTGCAACGTCGGCTGCGAGTCGGCGTCAGAGCGGCGTTTCTGGGCGAACACGGCGCGCTGCGCGATATCCCGAGCCGACGCGCGCGAGCGACGGCGTCGCTCCTCGCGGTCGCCGCGGCGGAGGGTCGGCCCGCCGGCGGAACGCTCGTCCGACTGGCCGATCACCTCACCGAGCTCCGTCGCGTCGAGGAGGAGGCGCGACGAGAGCTCGCGGCGATCACCGGAACGCTGGGTCACACCGCGGCGCTGTTCGCCCCGCTCGTCGGCGGCGCGACCGTGGCGATGGCGACGCAGATGGCGGCGTCGGAGGCGACAACGGGATCGAGCGCGTCGACAGCGGGTGCGAGTGCATCGACCGCAGGTGCATCGACGACGGGAGCGACGACATCGCTCGCCGCGACGGGTGTGCCGGGCGTCGCCACGCTCGATCCGTCGACGCTCGGTGCGGCCGTCGGCGTCTACGTGCTCGCGCTCGCGGCGGTCCTCACCGTCGTCGCGACCGGGCTCGACCGCGGCCTCGACCGCTCGCTCGTGGGGTATCGAACCGGCCTCGCGCTGCTCGCTGCGACCGCGACCTATCTCGTCGCGTATCAGGGTGCGGCGATGCTGTTCTGA